One Leucoraja erinacea ecotype New England unplaced genomic scaffold, Leri_hhj_1 Leri_156S, whole genome shotgun sequence DNA window includes the following coding sequences:
- the LOC129715976 gene encoding cytochrome c oxidase assembly factor 4 homolog, mitochondrial codes for MSVHGGHGTRTGRRQRQEEGKEEEEEDPVDRMIAKTGCGHLHHALQDCMAQHQDWRQCQSLVQDFKRCMEGQRRERGPPGASAP; via the coding sequence ATGTCGGTGCACGGTGGTCACGGCACGAGGACCGGTCGCCGCCAACgccaagaggaggggaaggaggaggaggaggaggacccgGTGGACCGGATGATCGCCAAGACGGGCTGCGGCCACTTGCACCATGCGCTGCAGGACTGCATGGCCCAGCATCAGGACTGGCGGCAATGCCAATCTCTCGTGCAGGACTTCAAACGGTGCATGGAGGGGCAGCGGAGGGAGCGCGGACCGCCCGGGGCATCTGCCCCTTGA